The Branchiostoma lanceolatum isolate klBraLanc5 chromosome 19, klBraLanc5.hap2, whole genome shotgun sequence DNA segment GTACAGATAAAAATGAAAACTGTAAAAGCCTTGGGAAATTAAAGATCTTCTAAAATGTCTAAGGACGGACTAGGAACCTAAAGGAATGACCATGTATAAGGAGGTTGTAGTGCATTTTGTCCTAACTCTTCCATGATGTTCATCTATACATAAGTTGGACAAAAAAACATCTTATATTTTATACTATTAGTAATACGGATAGTATTAAGTGAAGTGTGCTGAATATGTGGGTCCCCAGTTACTAGTATCTTAAGGAAGACTAAAGAATTTGTCTGAAATCGGTGAGTTAGAATCTTTTGCGTTGAACAGTTTTCTCTGAAGAGcatatttgtatttgcataTCGATATTGTAGTTCAATCTTAATCTAGTACAATGTAGTACCGTATTTGACCCTCCCCCAAACTATGTTGTCCTCTTTCCGTCACTTAGTTGCTAGTACTCGGCTCATACCATTTAAGACGGAGGGGGAGTAGGGGTAGGGACAGGAGTGGGTGCGGGGGTGAAACTGCCACTTTTCTCAGCATTCTCCTTCTCAGTCTTGCGCTTGCGCCCCTTCCCCCTCCTGCCCTTCCTGCGCTCGCCGCGGTTCCTGTTTTTCCCGCGCTCTTTCTTGTCCCCCTCTCCGCAAGTGGAAGCGTCGCAGGTTCCTGGAAACAAGCACAGATGTTACGACTCTTCCTGGAAGATGGTAATCAATGGGGAAAGGGGCATGCTTACATGACTGCCAGGTCCGTCTTTGATATTAGACTGCGTTTGCCTTTGCCGTTTGTAAAAGACTCCCTGTGTGAGATTCTCACTGTATATGGAGAATTTAcatgatttttgtttctttcgtAGTCATAATATTTGGAAATTTcacatgttttgtataaagatgCTGTGTTTCTTGGAGAGAGTCCTTTATGCGTTACTGTTCTGGAGTCTGGACGATTTTAACTTTTCAACATGAGGAGGATAATCACGATGATTCATCAACGGTTGTGCTGATCTTGTGTTGTACTGTTTTCCCCCAAAACACTTGAGGAATAGCTTGCGAAAGGCAAACTAAGATGGCTATACAGTGACACAAAGGATTATGGATTAGGTCAGAGATCAAGGCCCCTCCGAAGTAAACAAAtatccacatgtacatgtgtaacagtggggatcatgCATGTCTAGACAAAGAATTGTTTATAACAGAGGcactttacctttgaccttgacTACATTGAATcacgactgcacatgcgcatTTATAGGAACTGTGAGATGGCTTATAAAACGGAAACTCAAGATCCTACCGTTAGCGCCAATGTCTCCGGGAAGCCCCTTCATTCCCGGAACTCCCGGGAAGCCTGGGATGCCTGAGCGGCCCTGGAGACCCGGTAACCCGGGGTAACCGATCTCTCCCCTCGGGCCGCGGTCGCCTTTCGGTCCGGTCGGGCACAGGCTGCAGTCGTCGGCGGTGCCGTCGCGGAGGATGGTGGCGGACTCACCTGTTAGAATATGGACGGGATAGATCATAAATGTCTAGCTTAACTTGACTAGAAAACAACTGAAATGAAGTGAGGTATACAATCTGATACTCAACAGTAATTCAAAGAAATAAATCGACTTTACAAGAAGCTATATATTATGGGATGAGACTTTACACTTGTACAGTCTTTTGTAGAATTTCTAACACTTAGACGGTTTCTTGTGTACTGTCCTACAGTTTCTTGTGCACTGTCCTATATTTACAATACAAAGATTATCACATATCAATACATAGGTAGGTAGATTTTGTCCTTTATCCACATTGATACAAATTACAGAACTAGAAGATCAAAAGGCTTTTGAAACGAATTAGGGGAATTTCAGATAGCTAGATAGCTTACCTACGGCTCACGAAACAGGGAATGCTTTCCCTTTTAACACATAACGTTAACATATTTGATTCAGTCACAAGCCTGGGTGTCAGACTGTTTCCAAGACCTACAAATACAAGACCAGCCCCTCAGTTTATACCCCAAATACATTTTCACCAgacacacccccccccctccccctcccccgagATAAACCTTCCGAAGGGAGATATTATTTCCTTTGGGGGCATtcgaagggggggggggggtattatttccttgggggcatttGAAGGGGGGTATTATTTCCTTGTGGCATTCGAAGGGGGGTATTATTTCCTAGAGCCGAGAAGTAAGCCTGTGTATGCCCTGGGaacagtctgacatccaggctactGTCACAAACCTGGGAATCCTGCTTCTCCCTTCATGCCTGTGACCCCAGGTAGACCCTGCAGACCGGGAGGACCCGGCGGGCCAGGGGGCCCTGGTGGCCCGGGCGGGCCGGGCACAACGTCCGGTACCTTCACTCCCGGCTCTCCGGTCAGAACTATCCTTCCCGGAGAACCAGCGTCGCCTTTCATACCTGTAAGAAAGACATAACTTATGAAGATTCTCAAGCCAGCGActtatgaaaaaaagaaatttgctTTCAAATTGTTACACTTTAAAGATATCACTTTAGCCATACGAGCAAAGCATGAAAATGGCACGCTATTTTATGTAAGGttgtttttcttgcttttttggTTGTCTATTAGTCAATACTAAGACTAAGTCCTTTGGATTGTTGTATAATTTGTCATCGCCAGGCGTTAAAACACTTTTTGATTGCTGTATAGTTTGTTACCGCCAGGCGGCGTTAAAGATTTCGAAATCTACACAGAAGCAGAACGACGAAGTACTAAACGTGTTTTCAAGTTAGAGTTAACCGCATTAATCCACTAATCTATATTCTGGAAGTCTAAATTTTCGTCTAGGGTTTAGTTTGGCCAAGGAGGTCTGAAACTCCTTAGCTTGGTCACTGTTGCCGCTATGGCATCGTTTGCCAAGCATCGCGGTGTCCTTACCTCTGGGCCCCATCATGCCAGGTTGTCCCCGTATCCCCGGCCACCCCTGGTGTCCCATGGGACCGGGGTCCCCGGACTGACACTGGCAGGGAGATGTCCTGTTCACCTTGGGTGCTTCTGTCGCAGTATGTGGCTTAGAATCAGGCATGTGGAGGCCTGCATCTGTGGAAAAATATACAGTTTCTTTCGATCAATTTGTCACTGGTTTTACAAGAACGGAGCAAACGCCACATATATATTAAGACCATGAAATAGCCATGAATTCCCGTATGGTACATACGCTGGAATGAGACCACAGTCATGTCCTAGATAGCGAAATCTACTTAAAGTACTGTAAAACTGTATATGTTCGCGGCAGGGAAAAAGTGGGgcgttcgaggtggttttaacttcgcggttgaaacaaggggataggaatgcagaaaacagaacaaaattttcgctgtggttttatgttcgcggtgatgagctcgaggtcactgcgaaaaccgcgaacgtaaaaaCACTTTTACACTATAGTGTAGGTGTATCGAGTTCTCTCATTGAGTGGAGCTTGTCTCAATcgtgatgtttctgacttagaaGAGATGCTGTTTCCCGTACCATTCACGTAACCTTCGGTTCTTACTACGAGGTGATAATTGAGGGGGCCCGGGGAAAGGAACGAAGAAATAAAAGAACGAAGTACCTCGAATGATCTCCTCCACCATTTCCACCCTGGCCTTCAGGAGGTCAAGTTGTCCTTGAAGGTCTTTGATCTTGGCGTCCTTGTCTTCATCTTCATCCTGTGCTGCACACTGAGGAAACAAATGTAAATGCTCGCATGAAATCATCTCGGTGTAactgttggtagagtacatattgtgagctttaataataataatctttattccatgttCATTCTCCAGAGGGATAAATGCACTGGAGGCCACAGGGGGCCATACATGGGGTAATTGATAGAATAGATTAATAAGAATAACGTTAACGTTCACGTCTAGTACAATACTAAGCACTGTACTAAATGTCCTACTGTATATCTAGGTGagtggcttcttctctctttttaaaacacaagGCGACATGattacatactagtacttcGTCCATTACATTGACATCTGTGCATAACATCAAGTATCCAACACGACAAAGGAGCTTCCCAGGAATTTTCGGTCGGCACTCCAACAAACATCTGAAGAAGGTTGGAGTGCCGACCGAAAATTCATGGAGAGTTCCTTTAGCTTTGTTGTGCTGGATTAAAgctcaaaactttacaaaatgattctacccaaacatctgcttggagatcccccccccccccccccccccccattgctTCAAGTTTACTATCTGTCCACTGCCAAGGTCTCTATAGGCCTTGGCTTTGATACAGGCATGTCTCGTTTCACGCCAAGAGATCATCTTGTCCATCCCCTTAACTTGAAGCAGCTGACAGGGTTAGATAAGGTGGAACATCGCCAGTGGGGCAGACCGCATGGCGTCAACATGGCCGACATTCGACCACTGATGTCAAGGTGATAAACCACTCATGTCAAGGTCGCACAGTACATACTCATTTTAAACGCACGTTTTTAGCCTACGCGTTTAACTCCTGACATGTTCATCCATAgatacgggagctaaggaagctcgcgaCGAATCGGACTAAGTGGTAAAGATTGAAGGAAGACTGATTTCAACTGCAGGATGCTTCTActatagcctgaattcaatcaagcctcctgtgaccgctcgccgccctgtaaccgcctcgcaacccgcggggaggggagagaaacccccggacagctgcagcagcagaaaacagtggactactactacttgaCATGAATCCAAACAGGGTAtaaactactctccaagtagaggttcggctccggctagtttttaatgtgttttaggcggttttaggaaaaaaaaagaagagatgaAATAGAAAACCCGATAAAAATGCCTAAACAAAGACGTCTAAATCAAGCCGTGGTTTAACCTCTGCTTGGTTACAGTAGGTATTAACGTTATTTGCATATTGTAGCTGACAGagggaagtagaaccagttagtattgccctgaggtaGCATTAAGCCTATACCATTAGCAGGTAATCGGtattgattgtgtaaaaagaaactgttgaaactattcacggataagTCCATACACTTACAGTACAAAATACTAGTTTTTTACTTCAAGGGCGTTAAAGTTGTTGAGATAAAAACAGTTCATAAATTACTGTCGACGCTTTACGCCCACCTTATGATTTAATGACGTATTTCCTGACTGTCTTCCTTTATTTCCGGTTGTCACATTGTGATGACGTACTGCCTAGGGGCGTTTTGGAAGTCGGGTGTCTGGATTCAACATTAGCATTTCGAACCACGACAAAAAGtagtcaaacaaatcaactgaATGGCCAAATATATTTCAGAACAAATCCAAATTGAAGGGTGGGATGGAGTTGAGACTAGAAGCCAAAGTTTGGCATTCTGTCAGCGGTTTCTGTCTAACACGTAACTATCCAACACAAGCAATGAAGGTCATATTTATTAACGCCATGGACACCCGTACTTCTAATCTAATAGAATCTCGTTAGAGTAAAGTATATGTTTTTCACGAAGTAAAAGATAAACATTCACTTGTTGACTCGGATCCAAATATCATATACATCGTGCGTTGTTAATGTTGTAAATTGGGATGAATGTGTGCGATGTGAAACGTAAATATCGTATatggtttgaaactgcagaccaGCCCCTTCCGTATCTTCCTGAAACAGCCCTGAACCTCTCACGACAGGGTTACCCAAGGTTCGCCCCATGTCGATACATGGAGGATATAATTTCCGCTGAACAGCTTTAATTCTTCACACTAGGTTGTGACATCGACAGGTGGCAAACATCCACTTTTGACAGACATAtggatatatacatatacagacttcaagatttgattaaaaaaacctCCAAGTACTAGTGTTTTCCTAGTTACATATTTTATTGTATGTGTATCTTTTATTGTATGTGTATCTTTGCCTATGTTCGCAATACATTTAATTCTATCTATATGATTATAAGACCATAGTTTAAAGGCCTCAAAGGAAATTTCCATTTGTTCAAAACACAGCTACATTGACGtcatcacaacaacaaaaagatttgcaaaccaaaaaaaaaggtgTTCGTTTCTTCTCGAAGTGGCTATTCTACCATGTTTTGTACTATACAATTTCAAGAATTAGTATGTGTACGCGTAAAACGCCTTGTACAGTATTCTAACGATTTTAAGAGCATACGATAATGTTTTTGGTTTTTGCCTAGTCTGCGCCAAAGAAAAGACCACTACGAGACAACATTCTGTCATGCATATGCTTCACAAAATCTCATTCGTTGCTTATCATACGGAATAATAGATTGAAAGCTTACCGTGCAGACGAGAAGAGTTAGAGTCACGAGGTAGTAGATAGTTTGAAAGGCCATGTTGTCTTGTAATCGGCAAATGTGGAAAACGTCGTAGTTTGAGAGGGGCGTCCCCTAGGTCTTTGACGGGGGCAACAGTGCGTGCGGAGGTGTAAGCGGTGGAACAGCGTCTTGTTTAGCCAACAAGCCGGGTGAACCTGTCAATACTCACCTTTCGGGTAGGGGGTACTGTTTATGTTGTCCAACGATTTCGTAAAGTTACTACCAACAACTTCTTCTTTGGCCATCCTCAATTGTAGTGAAGCATTCTTACCAACGTGGAAGAAAGAAGTCAGGGTTTAAGGTAATTATTTTGAAGAATGAAAATGGTAAGGTTTAATGAAAGAAAAGATGGTTTGCTCTTTTAGCTTGAGGATTTACAGTGCATTATTCATGCTGATGACACTTCTGTGTATTATCTGATTATGGACGATAGTTGTTTGACCGGCTCGACCGACCCTATTCATTCTCATGCTATGAggtcataatctccaagcagacgtaaggATCCGGCATAGTCTTAGTGTTTTCTCCatgttttgcaacattttagTACGTTTTTCTACTAGTGCACCTCTAGACGTGCCGACAAACAGTCAAAAAGGTGCGCTGCTTGAAAAACGTGCtgacatttttcattttcgTACTGTGTGGAAAAAATGGAACCTCCACGGTGTTATTGTAGcccttttgaaaataaaatgacaAGTGGTTGAGACGAGTGTTAAAGACTCAAAGGGCATTCTGACAATGTGttgaactaatctccaagcagaagtagcGTCATGCTCAGTGTGTGTTTAAATTTCAGAGATATCTTTCTATCCGTCCGTGTTTTCTCTCCCTATCCCTTAGCTTTTCTTAATCACGCATAGAACAGGATGGAGATTTGgtattgtggttagggttgctgaCTAAGGCTAGTGTTGctgaatctgaaggttcttggtTCGAATCCCAGACAGGCCCCATTGTTGTGCCGTTGGGTAGGGCATTTTACACCTAttttctcactcgactcagctgaaaatgagtacctagcttcggttagggtcGTCATCTCGGATGGAAGCGGCCCATCCTGGTATGAGCAAAACCTTACAATCTGGTCAattctgggttgacatcttgaaatggTGATAGTCACCTACATGTCATATCAACTTATTATCAgcctttccacaaatgtggtaaatttcaagaaatagataaaactCGTTTAAAGAAAACAGCGATCAGGACACTACAGATAGTCCCATGGCCCTTGAGACCATAGGGACAGTGGAATGCTATCcgctagtactagtactgtgcCTAGGGCAGGGTATTGGAAGACGGAGCccagccctctccttccaccacctttacctccccaaccgaagtcaggtacacatttttacacctgggtggagtgaggaaagtcgtgtaaagtgccgaATACCAAGAGTCGAACCCGTGATCTTTCGATCTGTTGTCTGCTGGCTTTGTAACTAGGTATTCCACGCTAcaccctgcatctgcttggagatcaccgTTGAACCCCGGCAGGTTTATAGTGAGTGTTAATAATGAAGCCCAGATTAGACTTTCATGAGCACGCCAAGCTCTTATCCAAGACAGCTGGCTGCATTGAGActtgatgtatgtgtgtgccaGACTTCACAATGCTGTATTATATCCCCACCCTTATCACTGATAATCCAGTGTGACCCGTTGCTATGTACCCTTAACGAGGTAGTGGAGGAATTCCCACGAAGCCTGGGTTCTGCCAAAGAGGGATCTAAATGTCGTTAACGTCTTGGCAACTGAACACGAAGAAACAGTCCACCTGTGGTCTTGGCTGTTATCGTCCTTCGAGGGGTCATTTCAGCCTTCGGTCCTGTGTATGCCAGGGGAACCTCAGGCGACAAACCTCTACGCGTGAAGGAAACCAACACACTTCTCGAGAagggtaggggtgacccggtgtgcttggccaaattcGGGACATTACAAGCTCGTGCCTTCTCTCACGTCACTCGATGTCCAATTTCTTGGCTGAGAAACGGAAGTTGGAGTTGGAGTTAATAGTGCTAGATGTCGCTTTTCTAGCCTGTGTACCAGCCTCTGTGGTAACCGCTGCCTCAATCGTTTTGCTTGCTAACaacgtggttagcaagcgaaaaatATTGACAATGTAATACAAacaagtacaaacaaacaaacaaacaaagaccaTGTACCCACCACCAGCGCTAACCTGAACATGTTAAGGGTCATCTTGATTTCATGACCTTTATGCCTTTTCCACCACTCAGCTGTTACAGATGCCTAGAATTTAGTTTGCGCATGCCCACTACCGTCTTTTGTAGTGAAGGTAGAAATGTCACATTTGTGGGAAAAGTGTGTCGAAGAAAACAAATGTGGGTTAGGAAAACAAattgaaacctcattgtttaaaACTGTAAAACTGTAATAGGCAACAAAATAACACATTTGCTTGTTTTTGGACTTTCttgctagcctggaatccatcgtACTCTCAAACTCCAGTTTATTAACTATATACTGTTTGATCAACATTGAAAAGTTCGTTCAAAATTGCTGATAACAGTGTCAAATGAAAAATTGGCAACATTTTTGATAATGGTTAAATAATAGATTAAAATACAAATACTATAACAACCTTTTTGTAACCTTTAAAAGAACTGAAACAAAGACATAGCAATTCCGGATACAAATTTATTCTACACCAAAGAGTCAGCATACAGTGTCTCCAACGTGCATAGCATATgtgaacacagacacacacaaaaataaaagttgCAAATCTTACAccaatacaaacagacacacggaAAGCAATACCCCAGTTTTCACGGAGGTAGATATTTAAAGTGATCCTGCATGATGTGAGTGTTGTTTCTCGAGTCTTTACTTATCTCTGTTAACATACAAGGTTAGCGATTTAAGAATTCCTAGAATGCTAATATTCTACGTGCCAATTTCTAACAAAGAAAGGTTAGTACTAATCAATAATCAATTTCAAcatcacacacaaaacacacacgcacacacacacacaaactcgcacacacgcacgcacacacatgcacacactcatCACACAAAACAGTCACGAATGAATGTGCTTCTTAAGATTGTAAGTTTTTTAAATGCATAATCTCATTTACTAAATCTGCTGCTGATTATATGCTTATCTGAACCTTGATTTCATCATCTATGCATCTCTGTTTAAACGTAAACTTTCATATCTGCCATTGTCTTAATTCCAATCTACATTCCATTGTTATTAGCTAAGTCATTGCTAGCTGGTTAGTGTAAACAAGCCAGAACGTTCAGTAAATCTTGACAAGACTCCGCTATGCTGTCACCATTACTATTCATAGATGTAGGAAAAGACCATGTCTTGTTGTAAAAGAATCAACAAGAATCCGAATACAACACTTTGAGCTAGCAGTTATGTAGCTCATGTCTTACAGACTTGCAAACaagaacaagagtcttaggacccaaaatctccatgaaactttttttgtattaaaccagttccccccattctatatcgctcaatggtatgacccccggccacctgcagctgtcaggggctcaggttccacagtgacccactttcgctatcaacagctgttagaagtgccacaatggccaacactgcagatatagattttcccattacttaggcaaattaagtccaatttgcataatttgcacttcattgtatacatccctctctaagctacctgccaagtaaataacatgaaaatctgtcgctcctttcttcagttattctcctttgaaaatatttacaaacacgccattgcagttccagtgacacataccagggggcccaaaatcgaccttgacctttctcctcccagcacctacccacataccaaatatcatttcaatccatccacacgttcttcagttatgctgattttaagcttccggtgacacatacatacaaacacggtgacacaaacttacacacacgcgcacacacacacaaacacaataacttcgcatgatttgaacttcagtgtgtacatctccatccaacctaccaacgtaccaaataacatgaaaatctgttgttcctctcttcagttaaacccctttagaacatttttacaaataggccattgcagttccagggacacaaaccagggggcccaaaatcgaccatgaccattctcctcccagcgcatacccacataccaaatatcactacaatccatctacacgttctacagttatgctgactttaagcatacgacgacacccatgcaaacgatttacctccttacttatgcaaattcggtctcatctgcatagtttgcacttaagtgtgtacaacttggtctaacctacctgtgtaccaaagaacatgacgatctgtccatccactcttcagttcttctacatttaagattttatcaaatacgccattgcagttccagtcacacatgctaggaggcccaaaatcgaccttgaccttcctccacctaacacccacccacataccaaaaatcatttcaatccatgtacaggttttacagttatggtgactttaagcgaccggtgacacaaacatacacacaaacaccaaacgcaagcaaaacagtactccatgaaaaagccttttttcatggagataactaaatgtatgtgaacgttttcagtttcaatttcAGAGAACGAGTGCCATGCGTTTGGACCTTAATgaaaactgatgatgatgagaactGCACAGTTAGATGCTGATGGCGTTAGGGATCTGACGAGGGTCCAGGTAGTCGTACGGCTTGAAACGCTGAGTGGAGTTTTCAGTCACGATGCCCACTGCGATGTTGTCCAAGTCTTGCTTGAATCTATTGAGGTGAGGAAAAATCCTAAGTCATTCAAATCGTATCATTTTCAAGCAGTTAAATGATTGCAAAGTCATAACACCACGTGGTACACAGAAATAGCAGTGGGGATTTGACATGAGTTTTACTTACGTATGACCAAGTCTTTCCGCCTTTTCTCCTTGGAGGTACTTGACCTCAAAGTCCCCAAGACGCTGTGTGGCTCGCTCACTAAGGACCCCCGTCAGCAGGTTGATCTTCACAGTTTGGAACTTTCCAGGGAGTGCGTTCAGGACGTCTTGTTCCGTTAGAGGCTCCTACACAACAAGAAGAGAACTATAACTGTTATCCtcgcaaaaaaaatgttttcaatgcTGCTTGTGGGTCTGTGGGTGGCAGCATACtaatgaattttgaatataTCGATGGAGCTgtgtgatatttagtatgtggatAGGTGTGAGCCAAATAAAAAGACCCCCTAGTGGCCTTTTATGTCTCAATTACAGCCGAACATCAATTAAGGCTGATGGGGCACACGTTTTCACCTTACTTGCTTCCACATGAGAAgatacaaaacaatatttctttctttcctttcttgttGTTCCTATCGTCATCTCTATGGATACAATCAACTTCTATTAAAACAACTTTGAAAACCCATCTTGACCGGCTGGTGTAAAAGTAAAAGGGAACATACCTTTATCCTCAAGAAAAGTAAGGTCTGAATTCAAAATAGGGAAGGGGATGTTCCCAAACAGTTTCTCCTATTGAGTCAGTTATTCCTCACTCTCAGTGAGGCAGGACTATCTCAACCATGGTATTTCTAACATCGGGAGAAGTGACGCTGTTCCCGTCTTATTCAGATTATAACCTGTAACCTTCGGGTCTTGTTAGAAGATGACCATTCAACGATGGCAAAATATATTGCCAAACCTTAGTACTCGGAGGTAGTCCTTCCAGCATGAGTGGCATGTTGGGTACGAATCCATACTGGTCGTACTGCATGAAGTTGACGGCTGCGTGCTGCACACTGGCGGTGAAGATGATGGAGGTGAGGATCTGGATCAGATCTTTCACGTCGGACAGTTTTCCGTCCCCGGGAACCCCCTGTGTGTGTGAATAAGATTCGACGGAAGTTCAATAAAGGGTTCCCCTGACCAACTTCCGGTTAGTGTAGGAGGCtggaagaaaaatgtccagactgtGCAGGATGTACAAAAAATGAACTGGTTGACGTACCAACTACTAAGTATTTGATACCAGTCCAGAAAACAACAAGATATAGTCATGCCTacaagttttagagttatcaaTGAAGGATTGAGGTGTTCAAGAAGTCGATTTTTCCCTCCTAGCAACAGTaacgaagatgatgatgatgagaattgTCACGGAGAGTGTCGCCACCAAATGTAAAAGGGGCAGTCTCATTAGATAGCTtcaaacaacgcttgcagctagatgtgccaaagttaggtgtgacaggtcgttcattgTAAGACAACCAACTGCTAACGTGCCGCGTTcctgcgaagctgatgtgttacgcggCTTTAGACAGCATAACAGCCATTCGGTGTAAGTTACGTCGAAGGGCTGTTATGCTGTCTACTTtcaaaacagatacagatacagaggtcTTTTAAATACAATGTGTCTGAGGTTATTCCATCACTTACCTGGATTCCACTCTCCACAAGAGTCTTCGCAAACTTCTGAATTTCATGATCTTCGACAAGTTTGGGGGAGTTGCCTTTCTCTGTAATAGACATGGATTGTATAATATTATCTTTTAATGTATggtatgtttatatgtatgcTGAATGCTAGTTTAACTCTTTAAACTGGATGTCAGCCTAGTTAGCTTTCATCCGCTCCTCATGAATCTCTTCCACGTTATCCTGCTAACCATCCTACGGGCCATAGTTATCTattgcttaggtcccaattgcgccggtgcccgtcgggggtgtagtctCGGCCGGGCCCTGAAGCCACAAATTTTCTCACTATGGACTGCCGGGactgctcgcacgattagctcacggcgtctatttgttaccgggttaCGCGTTCGATTTCAGTCTGAGTTAGATTGATTCGGGATCCCGACCGGGCCAAAAAATAGCCCGCCAACCACAGGGTGTccgacggggccacgtaggggtcacgaaagtgcaaaaaaaggaGCCCATGAACTACCCAGCGGGCCCCTCTTTCTAAGTGAGACCGAAGCATTATGGGAGTTTTCTCTGCAGCATTGTTAAAATGTGCATGGTATCAAATCAGTTCAAAGTGTATGTCTGGTAAATTTGTTAATCTTACAAATACTTTCGAGCCATCACTGTTCTAAACACTTACCATCAGCAGGATAGAAGTAGTCCA contains these protein-coding regions:
- the LOC136425385 gene encoding collagen alpha-1(XXV) chain-like, producing the protein MAFQTIYYLVTLTLLVCTCAAQDEDEDKDAKIKDLQGQLDLLKARVEMVEEIIRDAGLHMPDSKPHTATEAPKVNRTSPCQCQSGDPGPMGHQGWPGIRGQPGMMGPRGMKGDAGSPGRIVLTGEPGVKVPDVVPGPPGPPGPPGPPGPPGLQGLPGVTGMKGEAGFPGESATILRDGTADDCSLCPTGPKGDRGPRGEIGYPGLPGLQGRSGIPGFPGVPGMKGLPGDIGANGTCDASTCGEGDKKERGKNRNRGERRKGRRGKGRKRKTEKENAEKSGSFTPAPTPVPTPTPPPS